The genomic interval TTTAATTGCAGTGAGGGGAGGAAAATGACAGCCCGAATGGGACATTGAAACCTAAAATAAGGTGGCACAACAAAAAGATGGGGCAGCAGGGGCATGGAATGACCAAGAAACCTGTCAATGTAGTCTGGCATGAAACCTGAAGATGGCACACATCGCAGGGCTAGCAGAGGGTGCCGTGCTGACATGGTTGAAGACCATGGATCACAGAGTGCCATGAAGGCATCCTGGCACACTGAGATTCAGAGTGGCCCCATGATGCCCAGTTTGCAGtgttaatatagcgcctttgagcAGCTTCATAGGAGAATCTTTTCTGTCggggaacaacagcaacaacgGGGAATCCTCGGGTGGTCAATGGTGGGGAAAGGGCCTGAGCGGGCAGTGCCTCTCACAGGCACGCCAGCCCAAGCTGCTTTACAGCTCGTGTACTGGCAGTGACTTGGACGTGTGGTATAGTGCCTTAGATAGCGCCTTTCACTGTGGACTCCACCTTGAGGTGTTCCGGTTCTGTAAAGACGGGCCTCAAACTGGCAGCCTTGTGCTTTGTGGTCCAACACCTCGGGCTCCACCAATCAGAATTAAGGGGCGTGCTGCCGCCAAGATGGCACggcatgtgattggctgatgtgCATGTTGGGTTAGCACCTGTTGTAACTCTCACTGAGTCACCCGTTTCTATGCCCACCGCGCCACTCCCGTTTCGTTCTTCTCTTTTCCCTTTGGTCTCTCTCTTGGTTTGATCCCACAAGTTCCGGAGCAACCGGCTCCTCCGCATTCCTGCCTCGCATTCCTGTCACTCACTCATGCTAAAGGTGGCCACCTACCTGTGGAGCTGCTGTGACAGAAACGTGCCATGCTGCACATGTCATAGTGCGCTGATTGAGCTTATCTAGAGTGACTTGCGAGGACAAGCGAGTGGCAATTGGACTGCCCACCGTGCGTGCCACCTGGAATAGATGACCTCATAGGGTGGGGCCAGGGACACGCCCAGAAGTGCCGCTTGTTACTGAGCAGGACTGGGGGGCACACACCGGGGAAGTGGTGAGGGTGGTGGTCAACAGTCTCTAGCACCCGCCAGGATAACAGGCATGTGTGCCCAATAAGTGGCATCATGCCATATGCACCTTACTTCTTGCTCTCTCTGTGCCCAGAACATCGTGGTCACCTCTAGCCAGACAGCTCTAATTCTGTTATGTTTGGGTGACAAGCGTGTGTGATGGCACTGACTTTGAGGTGGCACGCTGGAGGCTATCTGAGGCTGTGGTCTCTTGACCTGGGTGAGTGAAGTCATACTGGGCAGCAGTGCCAGTGTCCGGAGGTCACAGAGTGTGCCTCGATGAGTCCCCAGTGGCTGTGTCAGAGCATTGTCTACTATACCCTTGGTGCCAAGCACATTTGTCatggcatcactgtctggttcaGCAAAGAATACGGTCACATGCCAGTTAATGTTGGGACAGATCCCAGGGATACAGTTGGCACAGCTGGCATGGGAAATGTCAACGCATTTCTTTATCAGGGGTACCTGCAGTGAAGTTGCACACCATGGTGCACCACAGGTACGTgtctgggggtgggggggcaaaTCATGAGGTGGTAGCATTACCAAGGACATGTGACTGGCAGACGGGTATGAGAATGCTGGTGTGGGAGTCACGTGACtgacttgggggggggggtcactggACAGGGTGGGGCTTGACGTGGTTCCTCGTGTCCCTGATCCCATCTGATGGGAGCGCCTCCTGCTGGCGAGGCTGTGGCACAAGTGGGAATCGGGACTTTTGTGGACGACCGCTGGTGATGCCATCTCACTTGTAAATAAAAGTCAACTTTGTGTTTTACAGGAAGCAACGCAGAGACAGACAGAAGGCACGGGACACGAGGTGGCCAGTGGAAATGTAGAACAGGTAAGGGTGGTCTGCGTAGACTGACATGCCAGGCGCTGAGCTTGACTGGCACCCCCATAACTAACCGCCTCCCACCCACGCGGTCCTCACTGCATTGCCATCTCAGCCCAGCATGACAGCCTGGTGGTGTAACAATAAAGAGGCCTCTAGAGCGGCGCTCACGCACTGTGCCCCAACTCACCAGGGTCACGTAGCCCTCGTGCCTACCCATGCCACCCACTGAGTGGTAGGAGAGGAAATCTTTGCCATCCTGACATGCGTTACTTTTGCTTTGTAAGAGTTGTGTTAtattttcatatagcgcctttctttggGGAGAGGAAGTTGCAGAGAGAACCAGCAGGCTGAGCACCCAAAAGGGACCACAAAGGGTCCTCTGGCACCAAACACTCTGGCCTGCCATGATGAGGGGCATCCTGTGTTTCCGCTATAGAACTGTACCTGCCTCCAGCACCCCTCAGGCGGACATGGCTGTCCTGGATTTTAGTGGGGCGCAGACTGGCAAGTGGGGACGGTGACACCAAAATGACCACACAGgccatatacagtactttttggCAAAGAGGCCGCTGGCATGGCTCACCCGCCACGTTTGGGGTGTCACTTCCAAAAAACAACCCAGGAGCAGTGAGGGGCTGAGCACACCCTGGTGGGCGCTGCTAGTACAGCCAGCCATGGAGGCGGCCTTTTGGGGTTCGCCACCTTGTCGCTTGTCTCCCACCTTCACATTGGCACTGCCTACTGGAGGCAACAGCCCCTGAAGACTAATGCCGTGAAGTTGGCTCAGTGCGACTCGAGGGTATGCAGTGGGAACAAACGAGGGGTTTCCTAAGAATGGCACCCTTGTGTGTGCCCACGTCAGTGATGTGCCTCGATGTAGCTGCCCTCCCACCCTTTGGTTGGCACGTATGCTTCTTGTATGACCCCGTTTGGCCTGCCCCGCAGTAAGCTGTGTGGGCGGAGTCTTAGCTGACAATTTGGGCATCACTGAAATGTGTGTCAGACGGGATGTGGCCTGCCAAATGTGAGTGAGGGGACCGCTCGGTGACCATCCCTGGTCAGATGTGGGTTCAGCTTTCCCTTTGGCTTTTACTTTTCAGGACTTAGTGGACTGGCAGAAGCCGCTCTTGTGGCAAGTGGGGCGCCTGGGTGAGAAGTACGACGAGTGGGTTCACCAGCCGGTTGACCGGCCCATCCGCCTCTTCTACTCGGACTTCATTGAGTCCTGCTCCAAGACCTCCTGGTGCGTAgacctgcgtgtgtgtgtggtgccCCCTGCTGCCCGTGCCATGCTCGTGTCGCTCCCTGAccccctttttttctttctaggtATGTGGTGCCAGTTGTGTGGCTCCCTCTAGTGGCCTATCTCAGCTACTTCTGCTATACTTCAATGTCCCAGGACAGCACCCGCCTCACAGGTACGCCTGCTGTTCCCTCACTCTCCTGAGAGTGGCTGCCAGCCCTGGCCAGTAAGTCTCCAACCATGTGTCCTTCCTGTTGTCCACTCCAGACAGGTTTGCATTCCCACACAAGTGGGCCTTCCCCTTCCTCTTCCTGCTGGGAATGTTCATCTGGACCCTGGTGGAGTACCTGATTCACCGCTACGTGTTCCACATGAGGCCACCAGCCAGCAACTACTTCCTCATCACGCTGCACTTCATGCTGCACGGCCAGCACCACAAGGTAAGGGACAGTGGGCACAGGGCCCAGTAACGCCTGCCACTACCATCCACGACTGAGAAACGGGCAAAGGATGGCTGCTGGCTGGGTGTCTGCTGGCGAGCCTCCACTCGTCCTGTTTGCCCGGGCAGTGCCCACCACAGAGGGGTGCACAGTGGACAAATGTGGACAGCTAGTACGTGCTGGGCCTCAATCACTGCCAGTGCTCCATTGGGATTATTAAGTGGCAGAGCCAGATGGGCAGTGCCAGGGTCCCATGTCAGAAATGACCACCCAAGTAGCATCGCTTGGATTATTAAGTGGCAGAAACAGATGGGCAGTGCCAGGGTCCCATGTCAGAAATGAGCACCCAAGTAGCATCATTTGGATTATTAAGTGGCAGAGCCAGACGGGCAGTGCCAGGGTCCCATGTCAGAAATGAGCACCCAAATAGCATCGCTTGGATTATTAAGTGGCAGAGCCAGACGGGCAGTGCCAGGGTCCCATGTCAGAAATGAGCACCCAAGTAGCACCATTTGGATTATTAAGTGGCAGAAACAAACAGGCAGTGCCAGGGTCCCATGTCAGAAATGAGCACCCAAGTAGCATCATTTGGAATATTAAGTGGCAGAGCCAGACGGGCAGTGCCAGGGTCCCATGTCAGAAATGAGCACCCAAGTAGCATGTGCGCACAGGTGTCTGTCATTCTACATGTCACTGTCCCCTTCCAGCAGTGACCACCTGCTCATGTCTGAGCCCTGCCTGCCAGTGGCACGTCACGTATATATCTGCAATGCCAGTTACATGCCTACctctctatttctctcttttGCCAGTCCCCCTTTGACAGCTCCCGCCTGGTCTTCCCTCCCATCCCAGCCTCCTTGGTCATCGGGTTTTTCTATGGCCTTCTGCAGCTGCTTTTGCCCAAAGCTGTTGGTATCTCGTTATTTGTGGGGGGCCTCTTTGGCTACGTGCTGTACGACATGATCCACTACTACCTGCACTACGGATCTCCCTCCAAGGGCAGCTACCTGTATGACCTGAAGACCTACCACGTCAAGCACCACTTCGAGCACCAGCGCCTGGGTAAGTGCCCCCGCCAGTGGCTGCCAGGATTGGCACCGCCCGTCTGCCTGCTCACATCTGGTCATGGAGGTGACTGTGGCAGCACGTTGAGACAAAAGCCAGGGTGGGCTCGAGTCCACTTGTAGTAATGGGCTGGGAGGTGACACCGACGCTGGGGGGGCTGGAATGGCAACTCCCGCCAGTTGTCCCCTTAAGGCCATCACCCCGGAGGAGTCCAGTGGGGCCGCTTACCTCCTTCCCACCCGAGAGGGTCAGAGTGGCCGCCGTGTCCCGGGATGTCCCTATGTGTGCCTGCTGTGATGACCCACCTTGGCCTGTTGTCACAGAGACCCCCAGCAGTGAAGACAAACTGCGTTGATCTGCGGACCCCCAGGCTCCTCCGCCTTTAGCTGATGTTCTTGTCTCGTCTTTCAGGCTTTGGCATCACCACCAAGTTCTGGGACTACCCGTTCAAGACCCTCATTCCGGAGGAGACGCACGAGAAGCAGCACTGATGCTAAGAGGGAGACGTCCGATGAGCCGAGTGCCCACCCTGTGGCTGCCCTGTCCGGCGCAACGAGGTCCCCCGCGTCTCGCACCTTGACGTCTCTGACGGGGCGGGGGGACGGGGGTCTATTTATTAACTGTAACTTTTAaagtaagatttttattttatttactgctaAGTTCAAGCTGTGCCTCGGGGACAAGTGTTTGCTGGGCACGGCTTGTTTTGGATGATGTGGGAGGGCACATGCCCAGCCTCTGCAGCCGCTGCCAAATGATGAACCTGGCATCGTCAGTCAACTTTGAGCAGCTTGAAGGATGAACGAGGAGGATGGAGTGGTAAGGTCACATCCTGTAGCTGGCACTGGCACTTCCTGGCTGGCACTAATGTCCCTAACCCCTTTGCCACCTCAATGGCGACCCTCACTTCCCCAATTATCatcaccaccacaccacacttgTAATTCGCTTGCTTCACGCCAGCCTGACTGCCCGGTTGCTCGGTGGATGTGCCCTCCTCCTCTTGCTGTCTTCGATGGGCACGGTGGGGAAGGCTGATGGCAGGATGCCAAGGTCGTCGGCCTGTGGGCAGTGTGTGGGGATGGAGCTGCCGTCTCTGATGAGCCACACGTGTTTACCTCTGAAGAGCAAACTGTCATGCAGACAGGTGACAAAAGGAGCCCAAGTGCCACCCGAGCTTTTTCTACACCTGTCACAAAATTCTTGTCACTTTCTAAACGAGAGCCTTTTTTTGTACAATGACaagttgtaaataaatatttgtatattttgtgctTAAACCGCTGTTGCCACCATCTGATGGGACGGGTGCCAAAGGCTGATGTGAAAAAGTCACAGGTGGCGGTTTAGGGCACCTCCAGCAGGCGGACATCTGGGGCATGGAAGAGCAGAGGAACGTGCCACAAAGGAGGTGCCCACAAGTCACCAGGAGCCTCTGTGACTGTATCATGTGACAGGCGCAAGTGGGTTTGAGATGCCCTGGGGTACACGGGAGAGAGGTGCCATTCAGGTGCCCAGATTGAGATTCATGGACTCAACTAATGAAGTACCACACATCAAAACCAGGTGGCCCAGATGAGGAGGTCAGAATGTGCCTCAAGGACATTGGCACGGCACTCAGGTGGGCAGCTTCTCTTTGAATGGGAAACACAAAGAGCCAAAGGTGAACCCAAGCGGTCGATCCAACATTCCCGAGCTCCGATACGCTCAGTTAGGGATACAGGGAGGCCACgggcatgaaaggcgctatataaggagGAAGCAGAGTGCCAAGGTGCAGTGCATAGCCTGCTTTCTGGGTGCTTTGTACCCACCATACCAGGACAGCTAGGGGTCTCGTGTATAAAATATGACTTCTTACACAAAAGAGGAAACGGGCAAAGTGTTTTGGATCATCCAGACGTCCTTTGCTGCCCGTTTTGGTTTGGCATTTTAGTGACGTGAGCAGAAAATCTCGCCGTGTGTGCGCATTCAGGAGGTGCCCGCCCCGTCGCGAGGTTCGGTTCACTGGCGTGTCCTCCCGGTGACTTCATTGGCGGCCATCGAGTGTCACTAATCTGCTTTGTGTCGTGTGGCGGATGGCATCTCCAATGACGGCCTAAAGCCACCTCAGGGACTGTGAGC from Erpetoichthys calabaricus chromosome 9, fErpCal1.3, whole genome shotgun sequence carries:
- the fa2h gene encoding fatty acid 2-hydroxylase, whose protein sequence is MSSPRFITESEAALHRSQESCWLISSGKVYDVTGFLRMHPGGKALILERAGSDVSRVMDGPPHRHSLNARRWLEQYCIGQLAGTQEATQRQTEGTGHEVASGNVEQDLVDWQKPLLWQVGRLGEKYDEWVHQPVDRPIRLFYSDFIESCSKTSWYVVPVVWLPLVAYLSYFCYTSMSQDSTRLTDRFAFPHKWAFPFLFLLGMFIWTLVEYLIHRYVFHMRPPASNYFLITLHFMLHGQHHKSPFDSSRLVFPPIPASLVIGFFYGLLQLLLPKAVGISLFVGGLFGYVLYDMIHYYLHYGSPSKGSYLYDLKTYHVKHHFEHQRLGFGITTKFWDYPFKTLIPEETHEKQH